The Bradyrhizobium sp. WSM471 genome includes the window GTGGCTTCCTTGCCCATAGACTACCTTTCCTGAAGATCTCAACGCCGCCGTAATGCCAGCGGCTACACCTGTGGAACGAAAGGCGCGTGGCGAACGGGTCATCCCCGGGTCGCCACACGCCGTGATTGGATGCGAAAACTTACTTCTTCTTGCCGGCGATGGCCTTGGCCGGACCCTTGCGCGTGCGCGCATTGGTGTGGGTACGCTGGCCACGTACCGGCAGGCCGCGACGATGGCGCAGGCCGCGGTAGCAGCCGAGGTCCATCAGACGCTTGATGTTGATGCCGACCTCACGACGCAAATCGCCCTCGACGAGATAGTCGCGGTCGATCACTTCGCGGATCTGAAGCACTTCGGCGTCGCTGAGCTGATTGACCCGACGATCGTCTGGGATCTTGACCTTCTCCATGATCTCACCGGCGATCTTCTGGCCGATGCCATGGATGTACTGGAGCGCGATCAGCACGCGCTTGTTGGTCGGGATGTTCACGCCGGCAATACGGGCCACGGCCTTCTCTCCTGTCGCCGATCCCTCGTCAGGAATCGCGCTTTAAGTGCTTGGTTTCTCGGGCAGGTGTTCACAAACGCGAACACGACGCCCACCCCTGGTCTTCCTGGGGCCCGGCATCGTTTGAAACTATCCGACTTGGATGCGGGGCTTATTAGGGGATTCAGGGGGCTTTCGTCAACCGCTGCTAGCGCTTAGCTCGCTTTTTCGTGACCTTTTTTGCGGCCTTTTTGGCACCTTTTTTGACAGCCTTCTTGGCGGTCTTTTTGGCTGCCTTCTTCTTCCCCGCCTTCTTGACGACTTTCTTGACGATTCTCTTGCCTGCCTTCGTAGCCTTCTTGGCCGCCTTATTGGATTTGGCAGCCTTTTTGGCAGCTTTCGCGGGCCTTTTGACCGATTTTTTTGCCGTCTTGGCCTTTTTAGCCGGGGCCGCCTTGGTCGCGCTCCGGGCGCGGGACTTGCCATGAGTCTTGGGCTCGACCGCCCCGAGCGCCAGGAGCTGGCGATGGATGGCGCGGGTGACCTCGTCGATGGCCATCATGCCGTCGATAGTCGAGAGCTTCCGCCGCTCGGAATAGTAGTGAATCAGCGGTTCCGTCTGGTTGCGGTAGCTGGCTAACCGCTTGGTCAGGACCTCCGGGGTGTCGTCGAGCCGGACCTCCTCCCCGCGCTCGCGCATCTGGGCGACGCGGGTCTCGACACGGTTCAGGAGCGCACTCTCGTTGACGCGGAGCTCGATCACGGCGTCGAGCTTGAGGTGCTTGTGCTTGAGCAGCTCATCCAGCGCCTCGGCCTGCGGCACGGTCCGCGGGAAACCGTCGAGGATGAAACCGTTTTTGGCATCCGGCTGATCGATCCGATCGGAGATGATTCCCACCACGACATCGTCCGGCACGAGACCGCCGCTGGCCATGATCTCCTTGGCCTTGAGACCGACCGGCGTTCCGGCCGCCACCGCTGCACGCAACATCTCGCCGGTCGAGAGCTGGACGATGCCATAGCGCTGCACCAGTAGCTGCGCCTGGGTGCCCTTGCCCGATCCCGGTGGCCCCAGAAGTATAATTCTCATCGGCGTACGCCCCCCGATTGGTGCGCGATACGTCGAGCACCTGTGCTTTGAAGTCCAGTTACAGTGCAAATCATAATCAGCGCCGCACCGCTACCCATATCATAGGGGAGCAAATGGCCGGACGCCAAGAAGCCTTTGAGATCAGTGCTTGGAGATCAGTGCTTGCACGACAGTAAGAGCGGCTCTGCCGAGGCGACCGAATGCCGGCTCGCCGTCCGCGCGCGTTGCACGCGCGGCGAATCGGCAGCGCAATTGCGCCGCCCGAGAGGACGCCGCGCTTAACGGCGGCGGCCGCGCAGCTTCGACTTCCGGATCAGACCTTCGTACTGATGCGCCAGGAGATAACCCTGCACCTGCGCCACCGTGTCCATGGTGACGCTGACGACGATCAGCAGCGAAGTACCGCCAAAGTAGAACGGTACCGACGCGTAGGAGATCAGGATTTCCGGGATCAAGCAGACGATCGCCAGATAGACCGCGCCGAGCACGGTGATGCGCGACAGCACGTAGTCGATATATTCCGCGGTACGCTCGCCCGGACGGATACCCGGAATGAAGCCGCCGTGCTTCTTCAGATTGTCCGCAGTCTCGGTCGGATTGAACACGATCGCGGTGTAGAAGAAGGCGAAGAACACGATCAGCGCCAGATACATGATCAGGAACAGCGGACGGCCGTGGCCGAGCTGGGTGTTGATCCACTGGAACCATTCCGGCCCGCTGCCCGCGTTGAAGTTCGCAACCGTGGTCGGCAGCAGCAGCAACGAAGACGCGAAGATCGGCGGGATCACGCCCGAGGTGTTGAGCTTGAGCGGCAGATGCGAGGACTGCCCCTCGAACATCTTGTTGCCGACCTGGCGCTTCGGATACTGGATCAAGAGCCGGCGCTGGGCGCGCTCCACGAACACGATGAAGGCGATCACGGCCACCGCCATAATGATGACGACCAGAATCAGGCCGGTCGACATCGCACCCTGACGGCCGAGCTCGAGCATGTTGGCGAGCGCCGCAGGCAACTCGGCGACGATGCCGGAGAGAATGATCAGGGAAATGCCGTTGCCGATG containing:
- the rpsM gene encoding 30S ribosomal protein S13; protein product: MARIAGVNIPTNKRVLIALQYIHGIGQKIAGEIMEKVKIPDDRRVNQLSDAEVLQIREVIDRDYLVEGDLRREVGINIKRLMDLGCYRGLRHRRGLPVRGQRTHTNARTRKGPAKAIAGKKK
- the secY gene encoding preprotein translocase subunit SecY; amino-acid sequence: MASAAEQLAANLNFGAFAKADELKKRIWFTLGALLVYRLGTYIPLPGIDPNIWEQVFRSQAGGILGMFNMFAGGGIHRMAIFALNIMPYISASIIIQLLTTVSPQLEALKKEGESGRKLLNQYTRYLTVILAAFQSYGIAVGLEGAGNVVSDPGMFFRLSTAITLTGGTMFLMWLGEQITSRGIGNGISLIILSGIVAELPAALANMLELGRQGAMSTGLILVVIIMAVAVIAFIVFVERAQRRLLIQYPKRQVGNKMFEGQSSHLPLKLNTSGVIPPIFASSLLLLPTTVANFNAGSGPEWFQWINTQLGHGRPLFLIMYLALIVFFAFFYTAIVFNPTETADNLKKHGGFIPGIRPGERTAEYIDYVLSRITVLGAVYLAIVCLIPEILISYASVPFYFGGTSLLIVVSVTMDTVAQVQGYLLAHQYEGLIRKSKLRGRRR
- a CDS encoding adenylate kinase, with product MRIILLGPPGSGKGTQAQLLVQRYGIVQLSTGEMLRAAVAAGTPVGLKAKEIMASGGLVPDDVVVGIISDRIDQPDAKNGFILDGFPRTVPQAEALDELLKHKHLKLDAVIELRVNESALLNRVETRVAQMRERGEEVRLDDTPEVLTKRLASYRNQTEPLIHYYSERRKLSTIDGMMAIDEVTRAIHRQLLALGAVEPKTHGKSRARSATKAAPAKKAKTAKKSVKRPAKAAKKAAKSNKAAKKATKAGKRIVKKVVKKAGKKKAAKKTAKKAVKKGAKKAAKKVTKKRAKR